The Deltaproteobacteria bacterium DNA segment CCTTGACTATCCTTACTGCCTGTGCATAATTCTCTATTGTGGCTCTTTGAGTCATGGGGTATCCTCCTTTTGTTTTGGTATTGGCTTACCATGGAGATACCCCTTTCTTGCTTCTGACACAAGAAATAATACATTACCTGACTACCGCTCGCTTGACCGAAAGGAAAAAAAGGATTAGAATTGTACTATGGATGACAGGGGTTTTACAATCATTGAGCTTGTAATGGTCATTATTGTGGTATCCATACTGGCAGCAGTGGCAATACCGCAGTTCGGCAGGTATTGGGCAGGCATAAAGCTGAATAATGCGGTAATGAAAATAGCCTCTGACATACGCTATGCGCAGAACAGGGCAACAACGACACAGCAGAGGACCAGGGTCATTTTTTCGAGCAGCACCACATATGATATTCAATCTTGCCCTATCGCCGCTCCATACAACACTACAACCTGCAAATGTCCTGACCCGGCAGATAATCTATGGGTACCTGCCACCGGCTTCCCCATAAATTTAAACAACACCGAATTCTTAGGCGTTACTATCACAGCGCCAGCAGCAGGAAGCTGGCTGGAATTTGATTCTTTGGGCAAGCCGTCTATTAACCCATGCGGCACTGCAACGGGAACAACGATTACTGTTCAAAACGGCAGTAGCACAAAACCTATCAACGTTGCAACACAGACAGGGATGGTGTCATATTAACTTGATAATTTCCTCTCCCCTTGCGGGAGAGGGTAGGGTGAGGGGGATTCCCAAATGAACAAAAAAGGCTTCACTCTCATAGAAATCGTCATGGTGATTGTGCTTCTCGGCATCATCATGCCGGGCATTATGTTCTATTTTATACAGGGCGTTAAAGACAGCGCAATCCCACAGAGGAGGACTACAGCCATATTCCTTGCAGAGGCATTGATGGAGGAGATAAAGTCAAAGAGCTGGGATGAGATTACGACTATCAACAGCACCTGCAGCAATGCAACTGCAATAGGTTTTGATGGAGTTGAAACAATCGCAACAAGAGCAATATGGAATGATATAGACGACTTTAATAACCTTGATAACACACCGCCTAAGGATTCACAGAATAATTCAATGACCAATTACCCCGGTTATAGACAACAAGTTAAAGTGGAATATGTTACTGCTGCCGACCTTAACCCAGCGGTTCCCCTTGTAGTGCCTCCATATACTTGCTACAAGCGGATTAAGGTGGATATAACGGATACCACGAGCAATGAGACAATTTCGCTTGTAAGCTTGATGACAAGTTATTAAACAATAAATTATGCAAAACCACAAAGGCTTTACCCTCATAGAAATGATAATGGTCATCATGCTCATCGGCATTATTGCCGCTGCCATCGCCGTTCCGTTGTCACAGGGCGTAAAGGGATGGTTTCAGGCAACCTCAAGAGAGGGCATAACCCAGAGCGGAAGGATTGCCATTGAGCGCATGGCAAGAGAGATACGGAATATGGCAAGGACAGCAGCAAATAACCCGTGCATATTAACAGCCACTGCTACATCCTTTAGTTTCAGCGACTCCAGCGGAAATATTACTACATGCAATACGATACAATTCAGTTGGGCAGGGGTGGCGGGAAATCCAATCATGCGCGGCGCCGACACCTTGGCGGATAATGTCAGTTCTATGACCATTCAATATTATGACAGCAATAATCAATGTATGTTGGCACAACCCAACTGTCCAGCTCCCATAGGAGTTACTATTAACACAATCCGCCGCCTCTCCATTGAGATAGCAAGCACACAAGGCGGCGAGACTGTGCGGAAATACAGCGAGGTCTATCTGTCAAATATGAAGGGATATTGAACAATAGCCTTGTAGGGTGTGCTATGCCCACCAAAGAACTGCTTGTGAACCTTAAAACGGTGAGCGCATTACTGATTGTGCGTTTGTTTTATCCCTATAAGAGCAGCTATCCCCATTCCTAAAAGCCCTACAATAATAGCGATGGCTCCGATTACGGTGAAATTATATGCCCAGTGCATATTGAATACACCGCCGAGATAAAGCATACCCGAATGGAATACCGCTCCCACTAAAAACATGATGCTAAGCAATGTCTTAAAATTGGCAGGTATGGCGAGTGTCAGCAACACAAGGCCGGCAACGATATTGAGCAGCGCCTCAAGATTACCGTGGACATGGGCTCCTTTAGCAGACAGTTTGCTTGTTTTAATATAGTCAAATATGCTGACAACAGCCGGGGCAATTACCTTATCGGGTCCGTCAGTTCCCTTAAAATCTCTCTGCGCCCCTTCCCTGACCTTCTCCACAAGCGCTGCCGTATTATTGAGAGATTGAGCATTCTTTCCAAGCTGAGGCACAAGCACCGCAGGCCCAAGCACAGCAGTAAACGCCAGATAAATGAAACCGAAAATTATGTTAATTTTGCCATTCATAGATTGTTCCTCCTTTTTTAGCAGAGACTTCCCGGCGGGGCGTCTTCACTGTATATATTCATGAATCATCCTCCCCTTTTTCACCTCCTTTTTCAGAAGTAAGTTCATGATTTTATTTTTTCAAAAAAGAATATATCCTTTTCATCCATTCCTTCATATCATCAAACACGGAATAAAACTAAACACCTCCTGCATGAGTTTGCCCCTTCTTAGAGAGATATTCACGGGCATCTATCAGCAGGCTCAGCAGGGATGGAATAACTAAAATGGTGAAAAGGGTAGAGAGGCTCAGCCCGCCAACGATAACACTCCCCAACCCCCTGTAAAGCTCGGAGCCTGCGCCCGGAAAAAGGACCAGCGGGAGCATCCCGAATACTGTGGTTCCAATGGTCATGAAGATTGGGCGCATCCTGTTTCTTACTGATTCCCGGATGGCCTCCCGGGGCGGCATCTGCTCGTTTCTTATATGGTTTAAGGTTTGATCAACAATGTATATGCCATTATTGACAACTATCCCGATGAGTATCACAAACCCAAGCATGGTCAGGACATTCAGCGGCTGAAATGAAAGAAACCGGTTGACCAGAGAAAGGCCTATGAAGCCGCCGACAGCAGCAGGAGGGACGCTGAACATAATGACCAGGGGATAGAGAAAGCTCTCATAGAGTGAGGCCATAAGCAGATAAGTGATTAGAAGGGTCAGGATAATGTTCCACTTAAGGGCGTCGAATGTGCGGGATAGGTCATCGGCTGTGCCGGAGAGTGTGATTCTGTACAGATCCCCAAGCTGTCCGCTCTTGGAGATGGGCGTCAGTATCTTCTCTTTAATAGAAGCGATGGCCTCCTCAAGTGGAATATCCGGAGGAGGTATTACCTGAATCGCAATGGAGCGCTCCCGTTCAGAGTGATTGATCTGCTCCGGCCCGGTAGTAACGCGAATATCGGCAACAGAACCGAGGGTAGTTACCCGGCCTGCCGGTGTCTGAATAGGGATCTCTGCCAGATCTTGAGTCCTGCTGGCATATTTGTCTTCCCCGCGAAGGATGAGGTCTATCTTTCTCCCCTCAAATTGGATTTCACTCGCCTTTGCCCCATCCACGAGCGCATCAACAGTAACCCCCAGTTCTGCGCTGGTCAGATTCAGATCTGCAGCCAGATCCCTTTTTGCAACAATCTGAACCTCCGGGTTGCCAAGGTCAAGTCCCGGTATAGGCCTTGCCTGACTGGTTGGAAAGAGCTGTCTGATCTGACCAAATATCTGTCCCCCTAATGCAACAAGCCTCTCCAACTCAGGGCCGTGGATTTCAATATCAATCGACCTCCCCTCCCCGATATCCCTCTGAAACAGGCTTGTCTGTGTCACAATTCCAATTATCCCCGGCAGGTCTGCCATAGCCATACGCATCACAGGAATAAGATCCTTGGCCCGTTCCGGGTCTGCTGAGATTGCCCCCATAAAGACCTGGCGCCCGCGGGCTACATAGAAGAAATTTCTTATAAGCGGACCTCCTGGCTTGGTAGTCTTTGGGGAGCCGGATTTTGCCTCCCACTCCCAGTAAGGGCGAAGCTTCTCCTCTACCTGCTTCCCCATTGCTGTCAATTCCCCAAGGTTATACCCTGGCGGTGGAAGGATTATACCGAGGATAAGGTTCCGGTTCCCCTCAGGGAGATATTCAGCCTTTGGAAGAAGCAACCAGCTTCCGAAAACAGCGAGTCCTGTAAGGAGAACAACAATAGCCGCCCTCCTGACAATGCTCCCGGAGATCCAGTAGACAAAATTGGCTACGCCTTCTCTTAACCTCCAGAAAAAGGATTGTGAAGGATTGGCGGACTGTGCAGATCTGTTCATAGCAAGTACCCGCGCTGCAAGGCTTGGGATAACGGTCAGGGCAATAATAAGACTCAAGCCTACACCGCTGCTTATGGCCACGGCGATATCCCGGAAGAGCTGGCCTGCCTCCTCCTTTATAAAG contains these protein-coding regions:
- a CDS encoding prepilin-type N-terminal cleavage/methylation domain-containing protein, yielding MDDRGFTIIELVMVIIVVSILAAVAIPQFGRYWAGIKLNNAVMKIASDIRYAQNRATTTQQRTRVIFSSSTTYDIQSCPIAAPYNTTTCKCPDPADNLWVPATGFPINLNNTEFLGVTITAPAAGSWLEFDSLGKPSINPCGTATGTTITVQNGSSTKPINVATQTGMVSY
- a CDS encoding type II secretion system protein; protein product: MNKKGFTLIEIVMVIVLLGIIMPGIMFYFIQGVKDSAIPQRRTTAIFLAEALMEEIKSKSWDEITTINSTCSNATAIGFDGVETIATRAIWNDIDDFNNLDNTPPKDSQNNSMTNYPGYRQQVKVEYVTAADLNPAVPLVVPPYTCYKRIKVDITDTTSNETISLVSLMTSY
- a CDS encoding prepilin-type N-terminal cleavage/methylation domain-containing protein, which translates into the protein MQNHKGFTLIEMIMVIMLIGIIAAAIAVPLSQGVKGWFQATSREGITQSGRIAIERMAREIRNMARTAANNPCILTATATSFSFSDSSGNITTCNTIQFSWAGVAGNPIMRGADTLADNVSSMTIQYYDSNNQCMLAQPNCPAPIGVTINTIRRLSIEIASTQGGETVRKYSEVYLSNMKGY
- a CDS encoding efflux RND transporter permease subunit, translated to MKLTDWSIKYPVTVTVGVLLVTLFGIVGLLQIPIQLTPTIDRPKITVDTRWFGASPKEVEREIVQEQEEQLKSVEGLKKLTSESLEGQGRVILEFPVGTDIDAALLKVSNKLEQVREYPRDVEKPVISNVDPRQGAIGWFMFKPLKGNDIDPTTLYDFADNYIKPRLERVPGVATSNIFGGRKKQMEVIVDPHRLAQRGITIQQMLLALELENKNISGGDFDEGKRELVVRTLGEYQTTKDIENVIIISRNGVPVYVRDVAAVRLGYRDADNVVRQQGEPAIAINAQRATGANVLKTMTGLKKAVAELNDGLLRERGLQMYQVYDETEYITSAISLVRNNLWVGGLLVVAVLLIFLRSISSTFVIAASIPICAIGTFLIMFLLGRTLNVISLAGMSFAVGMVVDNCIVALENIYRHQEMGKARMQAANDGATEVWGAMLGGTLTTLAVFIPIFFIKEEAGQLFRDIAVAISSGVGLSLIIALTVIPSLAARVLAMNRSAQSANPSQSFFWRLREGVANFVYWISGSIVRRAAIVVLLTGLAVFGSWLLLPKAEYLPEGNRNLILGIILPPPGYNLGELTAMGKQVEEKLRPYWEWEAKSGSPKTTKPGGPLIRNFFYVARGRQVFMGAISADPERAKDLIPVMRMAMADLPGIIGIVTQTSLFQRDIGEGRSIDIEIHGPELERLVALGGQIFGQIRQLFPTSQARPIPGLDLGNPEVQIVAKRDLAADLNLTSAELGVTVDALVDGAKASEIQFEGRKIDLILRGEDKYASRTQDLAEIPIQTPAGRVTTLGSVADIRVTTGPEQINHSERERSIAIQVIPPPDIPLEEAIASIKEKILTPISKSGQLGDLYRITLSGTADDLSRTFDALKWNIILTLLITYLLMASLYESFLYPLVIMFSVPPAAVGGFIGLSLVNRFLSFQPLNVLTMLGFVILIGIVVNNGIYIVDQTLNHIRNEQMPPREAIRESVRNRMRPIFMTIGTTVFGMLPLVLFPGAGSELYRGLGSVIVGGLSLSTLFTILVIPSLLSLLIDAREYLSKKGQTHAGGV